The following proteins come from a genomic window of Panicum hallii strain FIL2 chromosome 8, PHallii_v3.1, whole genome shotgun sequence:
- the LOC112902206 gene encoding uncharacterized protein LOC112902206, whose translation MVHERRTKFLHDPVSNSDSDEIEVVPPPKRKRKPTPKISMSRAGQMGGPSHAAPRRSYQRAAQPQGDVPQEEVPIFDEYPPLQPYRKYIMHRPEYTRINFGDPGVKRVDYTTKQRGAAFKERKENPYDYEKYITDRRFWSKFQADWYISVFIEKKNAITVSKYINWDEMSEKNNPTFDLVIRECERKHLYEFLALNQDWNNELVAQFCSTAWFEGEGKNSFIHFNLQGRAFWVSYKQFATILKLDDTLDEMEIHDDINPTDEALMTLYRDEDPDIATTHGLRPYMEIMNRLFRETLTPKRGDRTKIHGTVKNLLLAMDFDHPPFSVFHFFWTELRYMLHHGSNPVIYAPYIQRMINAVTGMEFGYDAVHAPYCPQPPKEQEFPPEGESPPSAHSPPQPTMDMPSTSAMPSSSRTRPRRKGNAFISGLKALFKVCRNTNDVVRAHAQANQQSINRIERHLGIEETDWPSFPPSPPRDFPAAWEHYDVGADDDDDDDEDDE comes from the coding sequence atggtgcatgagaggaggaccaagttcttgcatgatccCGTCTCCAACTCCGATTCCGATGAAATTGAAGTCGTTCCTCCACCTAAGCGCAAAAGGAAGCCAACGCCCAAAATTTCAATGAGTCGAGCTGGGCAAATGGGCGGTCCTAGCCATGCGGCACCCAGGCGTAGCTACCAAAGAGCTGCTCAACCACAAGGTGATGTGCCTCAAGAGGAGGTTCCTATCTTTGATGAGTACCCTCCACTCCAACCCTACCGGAAGTACATCATGCACAGACCGGAGTACACAAGGATCAACTTCGGTGACCCTGGAGTGAAGCGAGTGGAttacaccacaaagcaaagaGGTGCTGCATttaaggaaagaaaggaaaatcctTATGATTATGAGAAGTACATCACGGATAGGAGGTTTTGGAGCAAATTTCAAGCTGATTGGTACATATCCGTCTTTATTGAGAAGAAGAATGCTATCACCGTCTCCAAGTACATCAATTGGGATGAAATGAGTGAGAAAAATAATCCAACCTTTGACTTGGTCATACGTGAATGTGAGAGGAAACACCTCTATGAATTCTTGGCCCTCAATCAAGATTGGAACAATGAGTTGGTTGCTCAATTTTGCTCCACTGCTTGGTTTGAAGGTGAGGGCAAGAATTCCTTTATTCACTTCAATCTTCAAGGGCGCGCCTTCTGGGTTTCATACAAGCAATTTGCTACTATCCTTAAGCTTGATGACACTCTAGATGAGATGGAAATTCACGATGACATCAATCCAACGGATGAAGCTCTTATGACTCTCTATCGGGATGAGGATCCGGATATAGCGACGACTCATGGACTACGTCCATATATGGAGATCATGAACAGGCTATTCCGGGAGACCTTGACTCCCAAGAGGGGTGATCGCACCAAGATTCATGGTACGGTCAAGAACCTTCTTCTAGCTATGGACTTTGATCACCCGCCCTTTAGTGTCTTTCACTTTTTCTGGACGGAGTTGAGGTACATGCTCCATCATGGCAGTAATCCAGTTATCTATGCTCCATACATTCAAAGGATGATTAATGCCGTGACTGGAATGGAGTTTGGATATGATGCGGTCCATGCCCCATACTGCCCACAGCCTCCCAAGGAGCAAGAGTTTCCACCAGAGGGCGAGTCTCCCCCATCAGCTCACTCTCCACCCCAGCCCACTATGGATATGCCCTCCACCTCGGCGATGCCTTCCTCTTCTAGGACTCGTCCTCGCAGGAAAGGCAATGCCTTTATTTCTGGCTTGAAAGCTCTCTTCAAAGTATGCCGCAACACCAACGATGTAGTTCGTGCTCACGCTCAGGCAAATCAGCAGAGTATCAACAGGATTGAGCGCCACCTTGGCATTGAGGAGACGGATTGGCCCTCGTTTCCGCCTTCTCCTCCTAGGGACTTTCCAGCTGCGTGGGAGCATTATGATGTAGGtgctgatgatgatgatgatgatgatgaggatgatgagtga
- the LOC112902207 gene encoding ankyrin repeat-containing protein ITN1-like, producing the protein MLDYSWVDQEFLPSSSLNGTPLHQAVLGGHLKIVEILLDKRPHLIDLADFNGDNALHLAAQKNHRRVVEMLLNKRAELAYKINSRSESPLHIAVRNGSTDAIKALLRHCPDAAEMANGQGWNAFHVSVASGKTSALSCLLRHIHPPELLNYADSDGDTPLHLAANMGHVRSALLLLNDQRVNPCIRDRGGHTARSLLETKLLTDGELHPDEMYLLEQLEKHESKRCRKDQVPPVVILSSRRRPLNDKDFDKVVDAYFIAATLIATVTFAATFTMPGGYDQTRGIALHGRNAAFMTFVVSNTVAMCSSIVVIFLLIWARQEPVMLRIHNVMWSQTLTIVACLAMLVALMTAVYITVAPTAPWPAYAVIAIGTSSPALFFFISWLGRRSLYAGM; encoded by the exons ATGCTCGATTACAGTTGGGTCGACCAGGAGTTCTTGCCCTCTAGCTCCCTGAACGGCACGCCTCTGCACCAGGCCGTGCTCGGCGGCCACCTCA AGATCGTGGAGATCCTACTGGATAAGCGGCCTCATCTGATCGACCTGGCCGACTTCAACGGCGACAACGCCCTGCACCTCGCGGCGCAGAAGAACCACCGGCGCGTGGTGGAGATGCTGCTCAACAAGCGTGCAGAGCTGGCCTACAAAATAAACAGTAGGAGCGAGTCCCCCCTGCACATCGCCGTGCGCAACGGCTCGACGGACGCCATCAAGGCACTGCTCCGCCATTGCCCCGACGCGGCCGAGATGGCGAACGGGCAAGGCTGGAACGCCTTCCACGTCTCCGTCGCCAGCGGCAAGACGAGCGCGCTCAGTTGCCTGCTCCGCCATATCCATCCACCGGAGCTGCTCAACTATGCCGACAGCGATGGCGACACGcctctccacctcgccgccaaTATGGGCCACGTCAGGtccgcgctgctgctgctcaacGACCAGCGTGTCAACCCCTGCATCCGGGACCGCGGGGGCCACACGGCGCGCAGCCTCCTCGAGACCAAGCTTCTCACAGACGGCGAGCTCCACCCAGACGAGATGTACCTCCTGGAGCAGCTCGAGAAGCACGAGTCCAAAAGGTGCCGCAAGGACCAAGTGCCACCCGTCGTCATTTTGTCCTCCAGACGCAGGCCCCTCAACGATAAGGACTTCGACAAGGTCGTCGACGCCTACTTCATCGCCGCCACTCTCATCGCCACCGTCACCTTCGCCGCCACCTTCACCATGCCCGGAGGCTACGACCAGACCAGGGGCATCGCCCTTCATGGCCGAAACGCCGCGTTCATGACCTTCGTGGTCTCCAATACTGTCGCCATGTGCAGCTCCATCGTCGTCATCTTCTTGCTCATCTGGGCAAGGCAGGAGCCCGTCATGCTCAGGATCCACAACGTCATGTGGAGCCAAACGCTCACCATCGTCGCCTGCCTGGCGATGCTTGTCGCCCTCATGACTGCCGTCTATATCACCGTGGCGCCAACTGCTCCGTGGCCTGCCTACGCCGTCATAGCCATCGGCACTAGTAGTCCagccctcttcttcttcatatCCTGGTTAGGAAGGCGATCCTTGTACGCTGGAATGTAA